A single genomic interval of Paenibacillus macerans harbors:
- a CDS encoding TM2 domain-containing protein: MALTKNDLSTNELLVLNLEMNKREKSLVLAYLMLLVGHLGVHRFYLKKIATGIVQLCLSVLAFVFYFVFAIAAGIESVESPDSMGSLVFLIPVVLFGLALTVWVIVDACLLPGMVREWNARLENQLIAQIAAARSAGRPGDAEQPQPNGIDLTK; encoded by the coding sequence ATGGCGCTGACGAAAAACGATCTGTCCACGAATGAATTGCTTGTGCTGAACCTGGAAATGAACAAGCGGGAAAAGTCTTTGGTGCTTGCGTATCTCATGCTGCTGGTAGGCCATCTGGGCGTTCACCGTTTTTATCTGAAAAAAATCGCTACGGGAATCGTCCAGCTCTGCCTGTCTGTTCTTGCGTTTGTGTTTTACTTTGTGTTTGCGATCGCGGCGGGCATCGAAAGCGTGGAGTCGCCCGACAGCATGGGATCGCTGGTGTTCCTGATTCCCGTTGTTCTTTTTGGTCTGGCCCTCACCGTATGGGTTATCGTAGACGCTTGCCTGCTTCCGGGGATGGTCCGGGAGTGGAATGCGCGGCTTGAGAACCAGCTGATCGCTCAAATCGCCGCGGCCCGGTCCGCTGGCCGGCCCGGTGATGCGGAACAGCCGCAGCCGAACGGAATTGACCTGACAAAGTGA
- the prfA gene encoding peptide chain release factor 1, which translates to MLDRLQSLADRYEKLSELLCDPDVANDAKRLRDYSKEQSDLQPAYEAYTEYKQVIGELEAAKALQAEKLDDEMREMVKMEIEELTARQQALEEKIRVLLLPKDPNDDKNVIVEIRGAAGGDEAALFAADLYRMYTRYADSQGWRVELMDMNESDLGGFKEVIFMINGRGAYSKLKYESGAHRVQRIPATESGGRIHTSTSTVAVLPEVEDVDIEILDKDIRVDTFCSSGAGGQSVNTTKSAVRVTHIPTGIVATCQDGKSQNSNKEKALQVLRARIFDMKRQEEEAKYAGERKSKVGTGDRSERIRTYNFPQSRVTDHRIGLTLHKLDQVMNGEIDEIVSALTIAEQAELMEKGE; encoded by the coding sequence TTGTTGGACCGACTACAATCCCTAGCCGACCGGTACGAGAAGCTGAGCGAGCTGCTCTGCGATCCGGACGTGGCGAATGACGCAAAGCGACTGCGGGATTATTCCAAAGAACAATCGGATTTACAGCCGGCTTATGAGGCGTACACCGAATATAAACAAGTAATCGGCGAGTTGGAAGCGGCCAAGGCGCTGCAAGCCGAGAAGCTGGACGACGAGATGCGCGAAATGGTGAAGATGGAAATCGAGGAGCTGACCGCGCGCCAGCAGGCTTTGGAGGAAAAAATCCGCGTTTTACTGCTGCCCAAGGACCCGAATGACGATAAAAACGTAATCGTAGAAATCCGCGGCGCCGCAGGCGGAGACGAAGCGGCCTTGTTCGCGGCGGATTTGTACCGCATGTACACCCGCTACGCCGATTCTCAGGGCTGGCGCGTCGAATTGATGGATATGAACGAAAGCGACCTCGGCGGCTTTAAAGAGGTCATCTTCATGATCAACGGCCGCGGCGCGTACAGCAAGCTGAAATACGAAAGCGGGGCGCATCGCGTGCAGCGCATCCCCGCTACGGAGTCCGGCGGACGGATCCATACGTCGACCTCGACGGTGGCGGTGCTGCCGGAAGTCGAGGACGTCGACATCGAAATTTTGGATAAAGATATCCGCGTCGACACGTTTTGTTCCAGCGGCGCCGGCGGCCAATCGGTCAACACGACGAAGTCGGCCGTGCGGGTGACGCATATTCCGACGGGCATCGTGGCGACCTGCCAGGACGGCAAATCGCAAAACTCCAACAAAGAAAAGGCGCTGCAGGTGCTGCGCGCCCGCATCTTCGACATGAAGCGGCAGGAAGAGGAAGCGAAATACGCCGGCGAGCGGAAAAGCAAGGTCGGCACCGGGGACCGCAGCGAGCGGATCCGGACATACAACTTCCCGCAAAGCCGGGTCACGGATCATCGCATCGGCTTGACTCTGCACAAGCTGGATCAGGTCATGAACGGCGAGATCGACGAGATCGTGTCCGCGCTGACGATCGCCGAACAGGCGGAATTGATGGAAAAAGGAGAATAA
- a CDS encoding TM2 domain-containing protein has protein sequence MDYLMSRKSQLDTRELLLLESEVKAQGKNMVVAYVLWYFLGIFGGHRFYMGRTGSAVAQLILSLTLIGMFVTSIWWIVDAFLVHTWVKQHNAEVENRLIDKIFYDRGRSPEYPI, from the coding sequence ATGGATTACTTGATGTCCAGAAAAAGCCAGTTGGACACCCGGGAGCTGCTGCTTCTTGAATCGGAAGTGAAAGCCCAGGGGAAAAACATGGTTGTGGCTTATGTCCTGTGGTATTTTCTGGGAATTTTTGGAGGTCATCGTTTCTATATGGGACGGACCGGTTCGGCGGTAGCCCAGTTGATTTTGTCGCTTACGCTTATCGGGATGTTCGTTACGTCCATCTGGTGGATCGTTGACGCGTTCCTCGTGCACACTTGGGTAAAACAACACAATGCGGAAGTGGAAAACCGTTTGATCGACAAAATTTTTTATGACCGCGGCAGATCTCCGGAGTACCCTATCTAA
- the prmC gene encoding peptide chain release factor N(5)-glutamine methyltransferase yields MNSEGYRLSGAISIWEARKEASSFLAAAGVREPESNAELLLRHVLGLPGAAYLAALREPFPADKQDAWEEVIRRKAAGEPAQYIIGEQEFYGLTFQVAPAVLIPRPETELLVERIAAEGDALWPGGAPYAADIGTGSGAIAAALAHLRPAWRIAASDISPDALAVAQDNVRRLGLAVEFKRGNLLEPFAGEPLDIVVSNPPYIPAGDIPHLQPEVRDYEPRGALDGGPDGLAPYRAMLAQLALLPKPPRLIGFELGLGQAAAVADMLRAAGHWREIVTIPDLAGIDRHVIGIG; encoded by the coding sequence TTGAACAGTGAAGGATATCGGTTATCCGGAGCGATCAGCATTTGGGAAGCCCGCAAAGAGGCTTCTTCTTTTTTAGCGGCGGCGGGTGTGCGTGAGCCGGAGTCCAATGCCGAGCTGCTGCTGCGGCATGTGCTTGGCCTGCCCGGGGCGGCGTATTTGGCCGCGCTGCGCGAACCGTTCCCGGCGGACAAACAGGACGCCTGGGAGGAGGTTATCCGCCGCAAAGCGGCGGGCGAGCCGGCGCAGTACATTATCGGGGAACAGGAATTTTACGGCCTGACCTTTCAGGTCGCGCCGGCCGTGCTGATTCCCCGCCCGGAAACGGAGCTGCTCGTCGAGCGCATCGCCGCCGAGGGCGATGCGCTGTGGCCCGGCGGCGCGCCTTACGCCGCCGATATCGGCACCGGCAGCGGGGCGATCGCCGCTGCCCTGGCCCATCTGCGCCCGGCGTGGCGCATCGCGGCGAGCGATATCTCGCCGGACGCTCTCGCGGTGGCGCAGGACAATGTCCGGCGGCTCGGCCTGGCGGTGGAGTTCAAGCGGGGGAACCTGCTTGAACCGTTTGCCGGCGAGCCGCTGGACATCGTGGTGTCGAACCCGCCGTATATTCCGGCGGGGGACATCCCGCACCTTCAGCCCGAGGTGCGGGACTACGAGCCGCGCGGCGCGCTCGACGGCGGTCCGGACGGGCTGGCGCCCTACCGGGCCATGCTGGCGCAGCTCGCGCTGCTGCCGAAGCCGCCTCGCCTGATCGGCTTCGAGCTCGGCCTGGGCCAGGCCGCCGCGGTCGCGGACATGCTCCGCGCGGCGGGCCATTGGCGGGAAATCGTCACGATTCCCGACCTGGCCGGCATCGACCGCCATGTGATCGGGATCGGCTAA
- the yiaY gene encoding L-threonine dehydrogenase, whose protein sequence is MMPPMSLMGSGALEDLGKEIHRLGFEKALIVTDGPLVKIGMVEKVTQILEPLGIQHAVFSGTQPNPTVSNVKDGLALLERENCDFVVSLGGGSPHDCAKAIALVAANGGEIGDYEGVDKSERPALPLIAVNTTAGTASEMTMFCIITDEKRQIKMAIVDKHTTPLIAVNDPDLMMAMPKSLTAATGMDALTHAIEAYVSNSATPITDACALQAIALIRDYLPRAYDDGNDAEARDRMAYAEFLAGMAFNNAGLGYVHAMAHQLGGFYDLPHGVCNAVLLPHVERFNAKVCAARLSDVARTLGKRVDGLGPEAGADAAIRAIEELARRVGIPSGLRELGVKPEDFDVLAENALKDACGATNPVQATHEEIKGIFAQAM, encoded by the coding sequence ATGATGCCCCCGATGAGCCTGATGGGCTCAGGCGCCCTTGAGGATCTGGGGAAGGAAATTCACAGATTGGGCTTTGAAAAAGCGCTGATCGTGACCGACGGGCCTTTGGTCAAAATCGGCATGGTTGAGAAAGTAACGCAAATTCTTGAACCGCTCGGGATACAACATGCGGTTTTCAGCGGGACTCAGCCCAACCCGACCGTTTCCAACGTCAAAGACGGCCTTGCCCTGCTTGAACGAGAAAATTGCGATTTCGTCGTTTCGCTTGGCGGCGGATCGCCCCATGATTGCGCCAAAGCGATCGCGCTGGTCGCCGCCAACGGCGGCGAAATCGGGGATTATGAGGGCGTGGATAAATCCGAACGTCCGGCGCTGCCGCTGATTGCGGTCAACACGACGGCGGGAACGGCCAGCGAAATGACGATGTTTTGCATTATTACGGACGAGAAACGCCAGATCAAAATGGCGATCGTCGACAAACATACGACCCCGCTCATTGCCGTCAACGATCCCGACCTGATGATGGCCATGCCGAAATCGCTCACCGCGGCCACCGGCATGGATGCGCTGACCCACGCGATTGAAGCTTACGTATCGAACAGCGCGACGCCGATCACGGATGCTTGCGCTCTGCAGGCCATCGCGCTGATCCGCGACTATCTGCCGCGCGCCTATGACGATGGAAACGATGCGGAAGCGCGCGACCGGATGGCTTATGCCGAATTCCTCGCCGGGATGGCGTTCAACAACGCCGGACTCGGCTATGTGCACGCCATGGCGCACCAGCTTGGCGGCTTCTACGATTTGCCGCACGGCGTGTGCAACGCGGTGCTGCTGCCGCATGTGGAGCGGTTTAACGCCAAGGTATGCGCCGCGCGTCTGAGCGACGTTGCGCGCACGCTCGGTAAACGCGTGGACGGCCTAGGCCCGGAAGCGGGCGCGGATGCCGCTATCCGCGCCATCGAAGAACTGGCCCGGCGCGTCGGCATTCCTTCGGGGCTGCGCGAGCTTGGCGTAAAGCCGGAAGATTTCGACGTTTTGGCCGAAAACGCTCTCAAGGACGCCTGCGGCGCCACCAACCCGGTTCAAGCCACGCATGAAGAAATCAAGGGAATTTTTGCCCAGGCCATGTAA
- a CDS encoding GNAT family N-acetyltransferase, translating into MVQLIPMSEADYRGFRSRSVRDYAEDKVAAGTWTAEDAPAQAEAAFRRFLPDGANTKDAYLYLVRDASRGEAVGHLWFNVMEQEKGRIAFILDILIYEEHQGQGYGKRTMAALEEEVRRLGLDTISLHVFGHNQRAFELYRKMGYEVTDIQMTKVLAGEPEA; encoded by the coding sequence ATGGTTCAATTGATTCCTATGAGCGAAGCCGATTACCGCGGCTTCCGCAGCCGGTCGGTCCGCGATTACGCGGAGGACAAGGTGGCCGCCGGAACGTGGACGGCCGAGGACGCGCCGGCGCAGGCGGAAGCGGCGTTCCGCCGCTTTCTTCCGGACGGCGCAAATACGAAGGACGCCTACCTGTACCTTGTCCGGGACGCTTCGCGCGGGGAGGCGGTCGGGCATCTGTGGTTTAACGTCATGGAACAGGAAAAAGGGCGGATCGCTTTTATTTTGGATATTTTGATCTACGAGGAGCATCAAGGCCAAGGCTACGGCAAAAGGACGATGGCCGCGCTGGAAGAAGAGGTTCGCCGGCTGGGCCTGGACACCATTTCGCTGCACGTCTTTGGCCACAATCAAAGAGCCTTCGAATTGTACCGGAAGATGGGGTACGAAGTGACGGACATCCAGATGACCAAAGTTTTGGCGGGGGAACCCGAGGCCTGA
- a CDS encoding ECF-type riboflavin transporter substrate-binding protein has protein sequence MKPSLWAWNTRTVVATGIGAALYGAASWINVPIVPDTQLRPAIALLAILGALYGPVVGFIAGFIGHVFNDLITSGAVWWSWALGSGITAAFMGLVYMFKDFNAREGRMNKSHLVPFAVCGIVGIFVSLTFSGLFDILVMGEPHDKIVVEAVTAGLANAAVFLILGLPSVWAYAKRNRSNPNLSVDRIQNK, from the coding sequence ATGAAACCATCATTGTGGGCATGGAATACAAGAACGGTGGTGGCGACCGGCATTGGGGCCGCATTGTACGGGGCGGCCAGTTGGATCAACGTCCCGATCGTGCCGGATACCCAGCTTCGGCCGGCCATCGCGCTGCTGGCGATACTCGGGGCGTTGTACGGGCCGGTCGTCGGCTTTATCGCCGGGTTTATCGGACATGTATTCAACGACCTGATTACGAGCGGCGCCGTTTGGTGGAGCTGGGCGCTGGGTTCGGGCATTACGGCGGCCTTTATGGGGTTGGTTTACATGTTCAAGGACTTCAACGCTAGAGAAGGGCGGATGAATAAAAGCCACTTGGTCCCGTTTGCCGTTTGCGGAATCGTGGGGATTTTCGTTTCCCTGACCTTTTCCGGCTTGTTCGATATCCTCGTCATGGGCGAGCCGCACGATAAAATCGTCGTGGAAGCCGTAACGGCAGGGCTCGCCAATGCCGCGGTGTTTCTCATTCTCGGTTTGCCGTCCGTATGGGCCTATGCCAAACGCAACCGGAGCAACCCGAATTTGAGCGTGGACAGAATACAAAACAAATGA
- the fni gene encoding type 2 isopentenyl-diphosphate Delta-isomerase, whose product MENTSERKTEHIRLCLEEQVNAEGIRTGFEKYVFRHNALPELNFDEISLKTTFLGAPIRTPLLISSMTGGSKLAGEINMRLAEAAERRGWTMGVGSIRAAVERDELAPTFAVRRFAPSIPVIANLGAVQLNYGYGPEDCRRAVDIAGADMLVLHLNGLQEVFQPEGNTSFGGLLSRIEQVCKALPVPVGVKEVGWGIDGGTAKRLRGAGVAFIDVAGAGGTSWSQVEKFRSGDLVRRAAAEAFADWGIPTAECIREVRAAVPDAALIGSGGLNTGVDAAKALALGADLAGFGRALLEPAVHSEERLDALLERVEFELRTAMFGIGAGSIPALRNTARLVRRE is encoded by the coding sequence ATGGAGAATACGTCCGAACGCAAAACCGAGCATATCCGCTTATGCCTGGAAGAACAGGTCAATGCGGAGGGGATCCGCACGGGATTTGAAAAATATGTGTTTCGGCATAACGCGCTGCCGGAGCTCAATTTTGACGAGATCAGCCTGAAAACGACGTTTTTGGGCGCGCCGATTCGGACGCCGCTGTTGATCAGCTCGATGACCGGAGGCAGCAAGCTGGCCGGGGAAATCAACATGCGCCTGGCCGAGGCGGCGGAGCGGCGCGGTTGGACGATGGGCGTCGGCTCGATCCGGGCCGCCGTGGAAAGGGACGAGCTGGCGCCCACGTTTGCGGTGCGGCGGTTCGCCCCGTCCATTCCGGTCATCGCCAATTTGGGCGCGGTGCAGCTGAATTACGGCTACGGCCCGGAGGACTGCAGAAGGGCGGTGGATATCGCCGGGGCGGACATGCTGGTGCTTCATCTGAACGGCTTGCAGGAGGTGTTCCAGCCGGAGGGAAACACGTCCTTCGGCGGGCTGCTGTCGCGCATCGAGCAGGTGTGCAAGGCGCTGCCGGTGCCGGTCGGCGTGAAGGAGGTCGGCTGGGGGATCGACGGCGGTACGGCAAAACGGCTGCGCGGCGCGGGCGTCGCTTTTATCGACGTCGCCGGCGCGGGCGGAACAAGCTGGAGCCAGGTCGAGAAGTTCCGCAGCGGCGATCTTGTCCGCCGCGCGGCGGCGGAAGCATTCGCGGATTGGGGCATCCCCACCGCCGAATGCATCCGCGAAGTGCGGGCGGCGGTCCCGGACGCCGCCCTGATCGGCAGCGGGGGCCTGAACACCGGCGTGGACGCGGCCAAAGCGCTGGCGCTTGGCGCGGACCTAGCCGGGTTCGGCCGGGCGCTGCTGGAACCGGCGGTGCATTCGGAGGAGCGGCTCGACGCGCTCCTGGAGCGCGTCGAGTTCGAACTGCGCACCGCCATGTTCGGCATCGGCGCCGGGAGCATACCGGCGCTGCGGAACACGGCGCGGCTCGTGCGCCGGGAGTAG
- the ychF gene encoding redox-regulated ATPase YchF, giving the protein MALKAGIVGLPNVGKSTLFNAITQAGAESANYPFCTIDPNVGVVEVPDERLDKLTEMVTPNRTVPTAFEFVDIAGLVRGASKGEGLGNKFLAHIREVDAIVHVVRCFEDENITHVEGKVNPINDIQTINLELILADVESVEKRIERARKNMKGGNKQYAQEVEVLERIKEALYNDQPARSVELTDEEKLLVRDLHLLTVKPVLYAANVSEDGVADADNNPYVQQVKEFAAAEGAEVVPISAKVEAEIAELDGEDKAMFLEELGLKSSGLDRLIQAAYRLLGLYTYFTAGVQEVRAWTIRKGTKAPGAAGVIHSDFERGFIRAEVVSYEDLVAAGSMNAARERGQLRLEGKDYVVQDGDIMHFRFNV; this is encoded by the coding sequence ATGGCTTTAAAGGCTGGCATTGTGGGCCTTCCGAACGTCGGAAAATCCACATTGTTTAACGCGATTACCCAAGCGGGGGCGGAATCCGCAAACTACCCGTTTTGCACGATCGATCCGAACGTCGGCGTGGTGGAGGTGCCGGATGAGCGGCTCGATAAGCTGACGGAGATGGTAACCCCGAACCGCACGGTGCCGACGGCGTTTGAATTTGTCGATATCGCCGGACTGGTGCGCGGAGCAAGCAAAGGCGAGGGGCTCGGCAACAAGTTCCTGGCCCACATCCGCGAAGTCGATGCGATCGTGCACGTCGTCCGCTGCTTTGAGGATGAAAATATTACCCACGTCGAAGGCAAGGTCAACCCGATCAATGACATCCAGACAATCAATCTGGAGCTGATTTTGGCCGATGTGGAAAGCGTGGAAAAAAGAATCGAACGCGCCCGCAAAAATATGAAAGGCGGCAATAAGCAATACGCCCAGGAAGTCGAGGTGCTGGAACGGATCAAGGAGGCGCTCTACAACGACCAGCCGGCGCGCAGCGTGGAGCTTACGGATGAAGAGAAGCTGCTCGTGCGCGATCTGCATCTGCTTACGGTCAAGCCGGTGCTGTACGCGGCGAACGTCAGCGAAGACGGTGTGGCCGACGCGGACAACAACCCGTATGTGCAGCAGGTGAAAGAATTCGCCGCGGCGGAAGGCGCCGAAGTTGTGCCGATCAGCGCCAAGGTGGAAGCGGAAATCGCCGAGCTCGACGGCGAGGACAAAGCGATGTTCCTGGAAGAGCTCGGGCTCAAGTCCTCCGGGTTGGACCGTCTGATCCAGGCCGCATACCGGCTGCTCGGCTTGTATACGTACTTCACCGCCGGCGTGCAGGAGGTCCGCGCCTGGACGATCCGTAAAGGCACAAAGGCCCCGGGGGCGGCGGGCGTTATCCACTCCGATTTTGAGCGCGGCTTTATTCGGGCCGAGGTCGTATCCTATGAGGATCTTGTCGCCGCCGGTTCGATGAACGCCGCCCGCGAACGCGGCCAGCTGCGCCTGGAAGGCAAAGACTACGTCGTTCAGGACGGAGACATCATGCATTTCCGTTTTAACGTATAA
- a CDS encoding helix-turn-helix domain-containing protein — MEKCLHRFDRYDELHYGFETEFIRILYYDLPEAYEEKYTSYECSKLCTILEGKKEVGINGADRFAYGSEEMILLPPGSSVEMTIQAPTKALVFELSGVLIERVKDTVAEEFDLTEDSGPEEVVLCRPGEAALVAETVARMRRYLRSGREDNRFLIDLAAQEMAYHLLRRQICAKCLRSDSKHPVFRAIRDIREHLPAIRHVKDLADNYNMSHTHFTHMFKRITGLTPHEYITNQKMILARSLLQTQTVTEVAYNLNYENISHFIALFKKKYGITPKQYQLNRQTRTGHGPSSS, encoded by the coding sequence ATGGAAAAATGCCTGCATCGTTTTGATCGTTATGACGAACTGCATTACGGCTTTGAAACCGAGTTCATTCGGATTCTATATTATGACTTGCCCGAGGCTTATGAGGAAAAGTACACTTCCTACGAATGCTCGAAGCTTTGCACGATTCTCGAAGGAAAGAAGGAAGTCGGCATCAACGGGGCCGACCGGTTCGCATACGGGTCCGAAGAGATGATCCTGCTGCCGCCGGGCTCGTCCGTAGAGATGACGATTCAAGCCCCGACCAAAGCGCTGGTCTTCGAGCTGAGCGGGGTGTTGATCGAGCGGGTAAAGGATACGGTCGCGGAAGAGTTCGACCTTACGGAGGATTCCGGGCCGGAAGAGGTCGTGTTGTGCCGGCCGGGGGAGGCCGCCTTGGTTGCGGAAACCGTCGCCCGGATGCGCCGGTATCTAAGATCCGGCCGGGAAGACAACCGGTTCCTGATCGATCTGGCCGCCCAGGAGATGGCTTATCATTTGCTGCGCCGCCAAATCTGCGCCAAGTGCCTGCGCAGTGACAGCAAGCACCCCGTTTTTCGCGCCATCCGGGATATTCGCGAGCATCTGCCGGCCATCCGGCATGTCAAAGATCTCGCCGATAATTACAATATGTCGCACACCCATTTTACGCATATGTTCAAGCGGATCACCGGGCTTACACCCCATGAATATATCACCAATCAGAAAATGATTTTGGCGCGCTCGCTGCTGCAAACGCAAACGGTTACGGAAGTGGCGTACAATTTGAACTACGAAAACATCTCCCACTTTATCGCCCTGTTCAAAAAAAAGTACGGCATCACCCCGAAGCAGTACCAGTTGAATCGGCAAACGCGTACAGGACACGGTCCGAGTTCTTCCTGA
- the cls gene encoding cardiolipin synthase — MRRGLQIIIIVAILFAFYYFGFGVFGKFGGTLVSIFQTLTVITIGLAIFMENRNPSSTVAWILVLALLPVVGLLLYFLLGQNYFKRRKFDKKAEQNQLSYERIHFNGHLLPRDLSQFSPSQQRLLQLAQRLARTPFSMASRTRVLTNGEETFSTLLKELKKARHHIHMEYYIYRADDIGREIQKTLIQKAREGVEVRFMFDAVGSIGLPKSFIKELRDAGVKVGIYGQMRFLALSSRVNYRNHRKIVVIDGNTGFIGGLNVGDEYLSRSKTYGFWRDTHMLVKGEAVRSLQIIFLQDWQYVTGEEIIDLAYLSPELEQGCSGAVQIVPSGPDNESRTLKNIFFAMITSAKKSVWLATPYFIPDEDILTALRVAGLSGIDVRILFPAKPDKWLPFLASHSYFPSLLEVGVKIYEYEKGFLHSKLLIVDGEVATVGTANMDMRSFHLNFEVNALLVQSDSIAKIVENFERDLLSTKLIDRASFMNKKIVVRFAESAARLLSPLL, encoded by the coding sequence ATGAGACGGGGACTTCAAATCATTATTATCGTGGCGATTCTTTTTGCTTTTTACTATTTCGGATTTGGCGTCTTCGGGAAATTCGGGGGTACGTTGGTCAGTATATTTCAGACGCTCACGGTCATCACAATCGGTCTGGCGATATTTATGGAAAACCGGAATCCGTCCAGTACGGTGGCCTGGATTCTGGTGCTGGCCCTGCTGCCGGTAGTGGGGCTGCTGCTTTATTTTTTGCTGGGACAAAACTATTTCAAACGGCGCAAGTTCGATAAAAAGGCCGAGCAAAACCAGCTTAGCTATGAACGGATCCACTTTAACGGCCATTTGCTGCCCCGGGATCTGTCGCAATTCAGCCCGAGCCAGCAGCGGCTGCTGCAATTGGCGCAGCGGCTGGCCCGCACGCCTTTTTCCATGGCCAGCCGCACCAGGGTGCTGACGAACGGGGAGGAGACGTTTTCGACGCTGCTGAAAGAATTGAAAAAAGCGCGGCATCATATTCATATGGAATACTATATTTACCGTGCGGACGACATCGGCCGGGAAATCCAGAAAACGCTGATCCAAAAAGCCCGGGAAGGCGTCGAAGTGCGGTTCATGTTCGATGCGGTCGGCAGCATCGGTCTGCCGAAATCGTTTATCAAGGAGCTGCGGGACGCCGGGGTCAAGGTCGGCATTTACGGGCAGATGCGCTTTTTGGCGCTGTCCAGCCGGGTCAATTACCGCAACCACCGGAAAATCGTCGTGATCGACGGCAACACCGGGTTTATCGGCGGGCTTAACGTCGGGGACGAATATTTGAGCCGCAGCAAAACGTACGGTTTTTGGCGCGATACGCATATGCTGGTCAAAGGCGAGGCCGTCCGGTCGCTGCAGATTATTTTTTTGCAGGATTGGCAGTACGTGACCGGGGAAGAAATTATCGACCTCGCTTATTTGTCGCCGGAGCTGGAGCAGGGCTGCAGCGGCGCGGTGCAGATCGTGCCGAGCGGACCGGACAACGAGAGCCGGACGCTGAAAAACATCTTTTTCGCCATGATCACTTCGGCCAAAAAATCGGTCTGGCTGGCGACGCCGTATTTTATTCCGGATGAGGACATTTTGACCGCGCTGCGGGTGGCCGGGCTGTCAGGTATCGACGTCAGGATTTTGTTCCCGGCGAAGCCGGACAAATGGCTGCCGTTTCTGGCGTCGCATTCGTATTTTCCGTCGCTGCTGGAAGTCGGCGTGAAGATCTACGAATATGAAAAGGGCTTCCTGCATTCCAAGCTGCTGATTGTGGACGGCGAAGTGGCCACCGTCGGCACGGCCAATATGGACATGCGCAGCTTTCATTTGAATTTTGAGGTGAACGCGCTGCTCGTGCAAAGCGACAGCATCGCCAAAATCGTGGAAAATTTCGAACGCGACCTGTTGTCGACGAAACTAATCGACCGGGCAAGCTTCATGAACAAAAAAATCGTGGTCCGTTTCGCGGAATCCGCGGCCCGGCTGCTGTCGCCGCTGCTGTAG